In Kryptolebias marmoratus isolate JLee-2015 linkage group LG20, ASM164957v2, whole genome shotgun sequence, a genomic segment contains:
- the tbl1xr1b gene encoding F-box-like/WD repeat-containing protein TBL1XR1b, whose amino-acid sequence MSISSDEVNFLVYRYLQESGFSHSAFTFGIESHISQSNINGALVPPAALISIIQKGLQYVEAEVSINEDGTLFDGRPIESLSLIDAVMPDVVQTRQQAYRDKLAQQEAAAGSGSSTGPQGGTKNGEGAANGEENGSHALANHHSEMMEVDRDVEIPQSKAMVLRGHESEVFICAWNPVNDLLASGSGDSTARIWNLSENSTGGSTQLVLRHCIREGGQDVPSNKDVTSLDWNSEGTLLATGSYDGFARIWTKDGNLASTLGQHKGPIFALKWNKKGNFILSAGVDKTTIIWDAHTGEAKQQFPFHSAPALDVDWQSNNTFASCSTDMCIHVCKLGQDRPVKTFQGHTNEVNAIKWDPTGSLLASCSDDMTLKIWSMKQDSCVHDLQAHSKEIYTIKWSPTGPGTNNPSANLMLASASFDSTVRLWDVERGVCIHTLTRHQEPVYSVAFSPDGKHLASGSFDKCVHIWNTQTGALVHSYRGTGGIFEVCWNATGDKVGASASDGSVCVLDLRK is encoded by the exons ATGAGCATAAGCAGCGATGAGGTCAATTTTCTGGTTTACAGATACCTGCAAGAGTCAG GTTTTTCTCACTCGGCTTTCACCTTTGGCATAGAGAGCCACATCAGCCAATCCAACATCAACGGTGCCCTGGTGCCCCCTGCTGCTCTCATCTCCATCATCCAGAAGGGCCTGCAGTATGTGGAGGCTGAAGTCAGCATCAATGAG GACGGGACCTTGTTCGACGGACGGCCCATCGAGTCGCTGTCTCTGATCGATGCAGTCATGCCAGATGTAGTCCAGACCAGGCAGCAGGCCTACAGAGACAAGCTGGCTCAGCAGGAAGCGGCAGCAGGCAGCGGCAGCAGCACAGGACCCCAGGGTGGCACCAAGAATGGAGAGGGAGCTGCCAACGGAGAGGAAAATGGATCACACGCCTTAGCCA ATCACCACTCAGAGATGATGGAGGTGGACAGGGATGTGGAGATCCCTCAGAGTAAAGCGATGGTCTTAAGGGGCCACGAGTCGGAAGTGTTTATCTGTGCCTGGAACCCAGTGAACGATCTCCTTGCCTCCGG GTCCGGGGACTCGACGGCTCGGATCTGGAACCTGAGTGAAAACAGCACAGGAGGATCCACCCAGCTGGTTCTGAGGCACTGCATACGAGAGGGGGGCCAGGATGTACCCAGCAACAAAGACGTCACCTCACTGGACTGGAAT AGTGAAGGCACGCTGCTGGCAACAGGCTCATATGATGGCTTTGCTAGAATATGGACAAAAGATG GTAACCTGGCGAGTACTTTGGGTCAACATAAAGGACCTATATTTGCACTCAAGTGGAATAAGAAAGGAAACTTCATCCTCAGTGCAGGTGTAGACAAG ACAACGATTATTTGGGATGCACACACAGGAGAAGCAAAGCAGCAGTTTCCTTTCCACTCAG CACCTGCTCTGGATGTAGACTGGCAGAGCAATAACACGTTTGCCTCCTGCAGCACAGACATGTGCATCCACGTGTGTAAGCTGGGTCAGGACAGACCTGTCAAGACCTTCCAGGGACACACG AATGAGGTGAACGCCATAAAGTGGGATCCAACTGGCAGCTTGTTGGCCTCCTGCTCTGATGACATGACGCTGAAG ATCTGGAGTATGAAGCAGGACTCGTGTGTCCACGACCTCCAGGCCCACAGTAAAGAAATCTACACCATCAAGTGGAGTCCAACAGGCCCCGGGACCAACAACCCCAGTGCGAACCTCATGCTGGCCAG CGCATCCTTTGACTCGACTGTGCGTCTGTGGGACGTGGAGCGCGGGGTGTGTATTCACACTCTGACCCGGCACCAGGAGCCCGTCTACAGCGTGGCCTTCAGTCCCGACGGCAAGCACCTCGCCAGCGGCTCCTTTGACAAGTGTGTCCACATCTGGAACACTCAG aCGGGGGCTTTAGTCCACAGCTACAGAGGGACAGGAGGGATCTTTGAGGTGTGCTGGAACGCCACAGGAGACAAAGTAGGAGCCAGCGCGTCGGATGGATCG GTTTGCGTACTCGACCTGAGGAAATGA
- the b3gnt5b gene encoding lactosylceramide 1,3-N-acetyl-beta-D-glucosaminyltransferase B → MFVNFRRIRKCQLVQLMTTCLLLSVAMVCWEQLDSAVISHVKSYSFRYLINRFTYINQSLTIPREQARSFSDFPYLLDHPHKCSGKDVLLLIFVKSSPENTERRNAIRSTWGNETYIQNTLGVTIKVVFALGAVQPKRGEPSWSSRRAAGLQEQLIQENDLHGDLVQKDFLDSFHNLTLKLIMQFHWMHSRCSHARFLMTADDDVFVHTPNLVSYLQDTSRRGVTDLWIGRVHTGAPPVRSKKSKYYVPHEMYQLLSYPDYTAGAGYVVSSDLADKIYHAMLTLNASLYIDDVFMGICANAVSVSPQEHVYFSGEGKAIYHPCIYSQMMTSHGHVDDIYDLWTAATHPQVKQRTSGLFGKLYCTAVKMALLCKPHFFDTYPCKAAFL, encoded by the coding sequence ATGTTTGTGAACTTCCGCCGGATACGAAAATGCCAGTTGGTGCAGCTGATGACCACCTGCCTGCTGCTGTCAGTGGCGATGGTCTGCTGGGAGCAGCTGGACTCGGCCGTCATCAGCCACGTCAAGTCCTACTCCTTCCGTTACCTGATCAACCGCTTCACCTACATCAACCAGAGCCTCACCATTCCGCGGGAGCAGGCCAGAAGCTTCAGCGACTTCCCCTACCTGTTGGACCACCCTCACAAGTGCAGCGGCAAGGacgtcctcctcctcatctttgTCAAATCATCCCCGGAGAATACTGAGAGGCGGAACGCCATCAGATCCACCTGGGGTAATGAGACCTACATCCAAAACACCCTGGGGGTGACAATTAAGGTGGTGTTCGCCTTGGGAGCCGTTCAGCCTAAGAGAGGTGAGCCTTCATGGAGCAGCAGGAGAGCAGCCGGCCTCCAGgagcagctcatccaggagaaCGACCTCCACGGGGACTTGGTTCAGAAGGACTTTCTGGACTCCTTCCACAACCTGACCCTGAAGCTGATCATGCAGTTCCACTGGATGCACAGCCGCTGCTCTCACGCCCGCTTCCTCATGACTGCCGATGACGACGTCTTTGTCCACACGCCCAACCTGGTGAGCTACCTACAGGACACGAGCCGCAGGGGCGTCACGGACCTCTGGATCGGTCGAGTGCACACGGGGGCGCCGCCTGTCCGCAGCAAGAAAAGCAAATACTACGTCCCCCACGAGATGTACCAGTTGTTGTCCTACCCTGACTACACAGCGGGGGCTGGCTACGTTGTCTCCAGTGATCTGGCGGACAAAATCTACCACGCCATGCTTACCCTGAACGCCTCTCTTTACATAGATGATGTGTTCATGGGCATCTGTGCCAATGCTGTGAGCGTGTCACCACAGGAGCACGTCTACTTCTCAGGGGAAGGCAAGGCGATTTACCACCCGTGCATCTACAGTCAGATGATGACATCACATGGCCACGTAGATGACATTTACGATTTGTGGACGGCAGCGACACACCCCCAGGTGAAGCAGAGGACCTCTGGACTCTTTGGGAAGCTGTACTGCACAGCCGTAAAGATGGCTCTTCTTTGCAAGCCCCACTTTTTTGACACCTACCCCTGCAAAGCTGCATTTTTGTAA